Genomic window (Flavobacterium oreochromis):
AAATACAAACAGGATTAGAGTTGTAATGTATATGACATTAATTACAGTAATACTTTTGACTGTTTATAAAAAGTTAAATCAATTAAAAGGATATAAAATACCAAAACTAAAATTTGCAAATGAATTAGAAGTGTTAATAATGAAAGATATTGTACTCAAATGTGGAGGAAATCCAGATAAAATTAATGACATAATGAATACAGGATAAGGTTTCGAACACTTATGAATTGCATTCTGTGCCCACAACAGTAGGACACACAAGTAAATAAACAAAAAAGCAACTTTTTTACGAGTTGCTTTTTGTTTTATAGTTTTAATTTATCAAGGTTTTGGTAGGTATTACAAATTTTTGATTCTAAACTTAATATTTTCATTAAGTATTTTTTTCTTTCTATTGAAAAACCCCGCAGGGAAATGAAATT
Coding sequences:
- a CDS encoding transposase encodes the protein MSNSKELSSKEIVDIYKQRWEIEVFFKFIKQNLNFSHLMSRNTNRIRVVMYMTLITVILLTVYKKLNQLKGYKIPKLKFANELEVLIMKDIVLKCGGNPDKINDIMNTG